A genomic segment from Gracilinanus agilis isolate LMUSP501 chromosome 1, AgileGrace, whole genome shotgun sequence encodes:
- the ABHD17A gene encoding alpha/beta hydrolase domain-containing protein 17A: MNGLSISELCCLFCCPPCPGRIAAKLAFLPPEPTYSLMAEPDPSSSGTVATPGRGTGGALGRWKLYLTERADFQYTQRDLDTTEVFFTKSTRGNRISCMYVRCVPGARFTVLFSHGNAVDLGQMSSFYIGLGTRINCNIFSYDYSGYGVSSGKPSEKNLYADIDAAWQALRTRYGISPENIILYGQSIGTVPTVDLASRYECAAVVLHSPLTSGMRVAFPDTKKTYCFDAFPNIEKVSKITSPVLIIHGTEDEVIDFSHGLALYERCPKAVEPLWVEGAGHNDIELYSQYLERLRKFITQELTNQRN; encoded by the exons ATGAACGGCCTATCTATCAGCGAACTCTGTTGCCTCTTCTGCTGTCCACCCTGTCCTGGTCGAATTGCAGCCAAATtggccttcctgcctccagagCCTACTTATTCCTTAATGGCTGAGCCTGACCCGAGCTCCAGTGGAACGGTTGCTACCCCAGGGCGGGGCACTGGGGGGGCACTGGGCCGCTGGAAATTGTACCTGACAGAGCGAGCTGACTTCCAGTACACACAGCGTGATCTAGACACGACTGAGGTCTTCTTTACCAAGAGCACTCGGGGGAACCGTATTTCCTGTATGTACGTCAGATGTGTGCCAGGAGCTAG GTTCACCGTTCTGTTCTCTCATGGCAACGCAGTGGACCTGGGCCAGATGAGCAGCTTCTACATTGGCCTGGGCACCCGCATCAACTGCAACATCTTCTCTTACGACTACTCAGGCTATGGGGTGAGCTCAGGGAAACCCTCTGAGAAGAATCTCTATGCTGACATTGATGCTGCTTGGCAGGCCCTTCGGACCAG GTATGGCATCAGCCCAGAGAATATCATCTTGTACGGTCAGAGCATTGGAACAGTGCCCACCGTGGACCTGGCCTCACGCTACGAATGTGCTGCTGTGGTGCTGCATTCCCCCCTCACCTCGGGCATGAGGGTCGCCTTCCCCGACACCAAGAAGACCTATTGCTTTGACGCCTTTCCCAA CATTGAGAAGGTCTCCAAGATCACATCGCCTGTGCTGATAATCCATGGCACCGAGGATGAGGTGATTGACTTCTCACATGGACTAGCACTGTATGAGCGCTGCCCGAAAGCTGTGGAGCCCCTTTGGGTGGAGGGTGCCGGGCACAACGACATCGAGCTTTATAGCCAGTACTTGGAGCGCCTTCGAAAGTTCATCACCCAGGAGCTGACCAACCAGCGTAACTGA